The following coding sequences are from one Triticum dicoccoides isolate Atlit2015 ecotype Zavitan chromosome 4A, WEW_v2.0, whole genome shotgun sequence window:
- the LOC119286804 gene encoding 1-aminocyclopropane-1-carboxylate synthase 1-like has translation MVNKVADEPQLLSKKAGCNTHGQDSSYFLGWEEYEKNPYHPTTNPGGIIQMGLAENQLSFDLVEEWLEKNPDALGLRRGAASVFRELALFQDYHGLPAFKNALARFMSEQRDFRVAFDPSNIVLTAGATSANEALMFCLADQGDAFLIPTPYYPGFDRDLKWRTGAEIVPVHCTSANGFRVTRSALDDAYRRAQKRRLRVKGVLITNPSNPLGTAVPRADLEMIVDFVAAKGIHLVSDEIYSGTAFSEPGFVSVLEVLAARAPLAADYTLDDRVHVVYSLSKDLGLPGFRVGAIYSSNPAVVSAATKMSSFGLVSSQTQYLLAALLGDKDFTRRYLAENKRRIKERHDQLVDGLKEIGIACLESNAGLFCWVNMSHLMHARSFEGEMTLWKKVVFDVGLNISPGSSCHCSEPGWFRVCFANMSAKTLDVAMQRLREFVQTCSFKAAPAALRRAAGPARSMSCPLAMNMKWALRLTPGFADRKAER, from the exons ATGGTGAACAAGGTCGCCGACGAGCCGCAGCTGCTGTCCAAGAAGGCCGGATGCAACACCCACGGCCAGGACTCGTCCTACTTCCTGGGATGGGAGGAGTATGAGAAGAACCCCTACCACCCCACCACCAACCCCGGCGGCATCATCCAGATGGGCCTCGCCGAGAACCAG CTGTCGTTCGACCTGGTGGAGGAGTGGCTGGAGAAGAACCCCGACGCGCTCGGCCTCCGCCGGGGAGCCGCGTCCGTCTTCCGCGAGCTCGCGCTCTTCCAGGACTACCACGGCCTCCCGGCCTTCAAAAAT GCATTGGCGAGGTTCATGTCGGAGCAGAGAGACTTCAGGGTGGCGTTCGACCCCAGCAACATCGTGCTCACCGCCGGCGCCACCTCGGCCAACGAGGCGCTCATGTTCTGCCTCGCCGACCAGGGCGACGCATTCCTCATCCCCACGCCGTACTACCCAGG GTTCGACCGTGACCTCAAGTGGCGCACCGGAGCCGAGATCGTACCGGTGCACTGCACGAGCGCCAACGGCTTCCGGGTGACGCGCTCCGCCCTGGACGACGCATACCGCCGCGCCCAGAAGCGCCGCCTGCGCGTCAAGGGCGTGCTCATCACCAACCCCTCCAACCCGCTCGGCACCGCCGTCCCGCGCGCCGACCTCGAGatgatcgtcgacttcgtcgccgcTAAGGGCATCCACCTCGTCAGCGACGAGATATACTCCGGCACGGCATTCTCCGAGCCGGGCTTCGTCAGCGTCCTCGAGGTCCTGGCCGCGCGCGCCCCGCTCGCCGCCGACTACACGCTGGACGACCGCGTCCACGTCGTGTACAGCCTCTCCAAAGACCTCGGCCTCCCTGGCTTCCGCGTGGGCGCCATCTACTCCTCCAACCCCGCCGTGGTCTCGGCGGCGACCAAGATGTCAAGCTTCGGGCTCGTCTCCTCCCAGACGCAGTACCTCCTCGCCGCGCTCCTCGGGGACAAGGACTTCACCCGCAGGTACCTCGCCGAGAACAAGAGGCGGATCAAGGAGCGGCACGACCAGCTGGTGGACGGGCTCAAGGAGATCGGCATTGCGTGCCTGGAGAGCAACGCGGGGCTCTTCTGCTGGGTGAACATGAGCCACCTGATGCACGCCCGGTCGTTCGAGGGGGAGATGACGCTGTGGAAGAAGGTGGTGTTCGACGTCGGGCTCAACATCTCGCCGGGGTCGTCGTGCCACTGCAGCGAGCCCGGGTGGTTCCGCGTCTGCTTCGCCAACATGTCCGCCAAGACGCTCGACGTCGCCATGCAGCGCCTGAGGGAGTTCGTCCAGACCTGCAGCTTCAAGGCCGCACCCGCCGCACTGCGCCGCGCCGCCGGCCCCGCCAGGAGCATGAGCTGCCCGCTCGCCATGAACATGAAGTGGGCGCTCCGGCTCACCCCGGGCTTCGCCGACAGGAAGGCCGAGCGGTAG